The genomic window TCGATATCAGCTTTTTGGTGCATTTTCTCGCGCTAACTTGGTGAGGATCTTAAGAAGGTCAACGCCGGTCCTGCTCTTCACGTACCGCCAAGCAGCATCGCCATAGTAGTATTGGCCGTTTACGCCCTTATAAACCTTCTCAAGGGTCCTTTGGATTCGGATTGCTTGTTCGCGGTTCGGGTAATAGAACATGACGCGAATCGGCACGTACTTGGCATCGACGATTGCCTCGATGCGCGCCTCCTCTTTCAAAATATGGTCGCCATCCGTGGTTGCATCCCGCCACTTGATCTCGATTGCTTCCGAACCGATCAGGCAATCGATTCCAAACCTCTTCGGGCGCCGACCTTTGGTATTCGGGACTTGAGCAGATCGTGCATCGGAGTACTTTTCAAGAAAGCAGAGCTTCGCCACTTCCTCCAGAAACGAGCCGGCGTACTTATAGACGAAACGGCCCTTGTTTTGGTACTCGTCCACCAACCGACCTTCCTGATCGCCGATTCCGAGCACTTGGTAGATCAAGAAATGCGATCTGTCGTCTTCCTTCATTTCGACCATCCGCTGGTCAATGGCTTTCTTCAGCTTGTCACCATATTCGCGCGCAGCGAGCCGAATCGCCTCTTCAATTCCTGTCGGCCTCTTTTTGCTCACCTCGTGCTTCCGTTTCTCCATCGACCGAACCCATAGGGAAAAACGCAGCCGGCGGCCGGACGCTCTATACGTTCTTGACCGCCGAAACCAACTGCGTGAGCGAACTCTTGGCGTCGCCGAACAGCAACGCCGTCTTGGGGTTGTAGAACAGCTCGTTCTCGATGCCCGAAAAACCGGGGTTCATGCTCCGCTTCAACACGATGACCCGCTGGGCCTGATCGGCGTTCAAGATCGGCATGCCGTAGATGGGACTCGAGGCGTCGTTTCGGGCGGCCGGATTCACCACGTCGTTGGCCCCGATGACCAACGCCACGTCGGCCCGGCCGAACTCGTTGTTGATGTCGTCCATGTCGTAAAGGCGGTCGTAAGGCACGTTGGCTTCCGCCAGCAGCACGTTCATGTGACCCGGCATGCGGCCCGCCACCGGGTGAATGGCATACTTCACGTCGCCGCCGCGCTTTTCGATCAGCTCGGCCAGCTCGCGCACCTGATGCTGCGCCTGTGCCACCGCCATGCCGTAGCCGGGTACGACGATCACCAGCCGCGCGTATGCCAATTGCAAGGCGGCATCGTCAACCGAGATGGAATGCACGGTCAAGCCCTCGGTCGATGCCGCCGGGCCTGCCGCCGCGTCGCTCGCCCCAAAGGCGCCGAACAGCACGTTGGTGAACGAGCGGTTCATGGCCTTGCTCATCAAGATCGAGAGCAGAAAGCCGCTGGCGCCGTCGAGGGCGCCGGCGATGATCAACACGCTGTTGTCCAGCGCGAACCCGGTGGCCGACGAAGCCAGGCCGGCGTAGGAGTTCAACAGCGAAATCACCACGGGCATATCCGCGCCGCCGATCGGCAGCACGATCAGCACGCCGACCGCCAGACCTAGCGCAATCATCAGATAGAAACAGGTCCCGCTTAGATTCCCGTCGGGGTTGAGCGTGAGGTAGACGAACAGCAAAAAGCCGACGACGAACATCGAGATGTTCGATGCGTTCTGGCCCTTGTAGGTGATTGGCTGGCTGGGGACGAAGCCTTGCAGCTTGCCGAAGGCCATGAAGCTGCCGGTGATGGTGAGCGAGCCGAACAGCACCTCGAAGCCGAGCGCCGCCATTTCGACGCGGCCGATCGCGTGGGTTTCCGCGGCCGGTGGCGGGGCCAAAGTTGTGGCCGCCACGACGGGCGGATTGATGGCGGCCGGCGGCACCGTGGCGGGTTCGTGAAAGTGCGCGATGCCGACCATCGTGGCCGCCAAGGCGCCGAAGGCGTGAGAGATGGCGGTGCGTTGCGGCACGGCGGTCATCGGCATCCAGATGGAGATGGCCGCGCCGATGGCAGAACCGAGGATCATGCCGGCGACAATCCAGCCGTAGGTGACGATCTGAGCGTCGATCAGCGTGCCCACGACGGC from Pirellulales bacterium includes these protein-coding regions:
- a CDS encoding ApaLI family restriction endonuclease; this encodes MEKRKHEVSKKRPTGIEEAIRLAAREYGDKLKKAIDQRMVEMKEDDRSHFLIYQVLGIGDQEGRLVDEYQNKGRFVYKYAGSFLEEVAKLCFLEKYSDARSAQVPNTKGRRPKRFGIDCLIGSEAIEIKWRDATTDGDHILKEEARIEAIVDAKYVPIRVMFYYPNREQAIRIQRTLEKVYKGVNGQYYYGDAAWRYVKSRTGVDLLKILTKLARENAPKS
- a CDS encoding NAD(P)(+) transhydrogenase (Re/Si-specific) subunit beta, with product MSLAVLCSLFAETSGPASAGPRVLLTQVSYLAASVLFIFGLKGLTNPAKARRGMQLAALGMAVAVVGTLIDAQIVTYGWIVAGMILGSAIGAAISIWMPMTAVPQRTAISHAFGALAATMVGIAHFHEPATVPPAAINPPVVAATTLAPPPAAETHAIGRVEMAALGFEVLFGSLTITGSFMAFGKLQGFVPSQPITYKGQNASNISMFVVGFLLFVYLTLNPDGNLSGTCFYLMIALGLAVGVLIVLPIGGADMPVVISLLNSYAGLASSATGFALDNSVLIIAGALDGASGFLLSILMSKAMNRSFTNVLFGAFGASDAAAGPAASTEGLTVHSISVDDAALQLAYARLVIVVPGYGMAVAQAQHQVRELAELIEKRGGDVKYAIHPVAGRMPGHMNVLLAEANVPYDRLYDMDDINNEFGRADVALVIGANDVVNPAARNDASSPIYGMPILNADQAQRVIVLKRSMNPGFSGIENELFYNPKTALLFGDAKSSLTQLVSAVKNV